One Halostagnicola kamekurae DNA segment encodes these proteins:
- a CDS encoding thioredoxin domain-containing protein, whose translation MTTPTRRNRLEDEQSPYLRQHADNPVNWQPWDEQALETARERDVPIFLSVGYSACHWCHVMEDESFSDQEVAEVLNENFVPIKVDREERPDVDSVYMTVSQVVTGRGGWPLSAWLTPEGKPFYVGTYFPKEQKRGMPGFLDLLEKTSESWEQDREAIENRAEKWTDAARDQLEGTTGGERADVGESTPPSSDTLESAARTALRSVDTQYGGFGSDGPKFPQPGRLHILARAADRTDRDGYRDALEKTLDAMAAGGLYDHVGGGFHRYCVDRDWTVPHFEKMLYDNAEIPRAFLAGYQLTGTERYAEVVEETLAFVERELTHDGGGFFSTLDAQSLDEDGEKEEGAFYVWTPAEVEAALEDERAAELVCAAYDITASGNFEGSNVLNRDATLEELAEEFELDEQEIDRRLESALDTLFEVREDRPRPNRDEKVLAGWNGMMISAFAESALVLGEDSYADAAIDALEFVRETLWDEETGRLSRRYKDGDVAVDGYLEDYAFLARGALHCHEATGDVDHLAFALELAETIEAEFWDAEGETLYFTPEHGESLVARPQELDDSSTPSSMGVAIETLLALDGFTDSSFEEIAAGALETHADTIESNPLQYATLCLAADRLENGLLEITVAADGLPDAWRDRLGERYLPDRLIARRPATDDELESWLDRLGLADAPPIWAAREARDGDPTLYVCRDRACSPPTTEIDEALEVLAEKRRETEIDGIDEDDVPF comes from the coding sequence ATGACGACCCCAACCCGCCGGAACCGGCTCGAGGACGAACAGAGCCCGTACCTGCGCCAGCACGCTGACAATCCCGTCAACTGGCAGCCGTGGGACGAGCAGGCTCTCGAGACCGCACGCGAACGCGACGTGCCGATATTCCTCTCGGTCGGCTACTCGGCGTGTCACTGGTGTCACGTCATGGAAGACGAGAGCTTTTCCGACCAAGAGGTCGCCGAAGTCCTCAACGAGAACTTCGTTCCGATCAAGGTCGACCGCGAGGAGCGCCCTGACGTCGACAGCGTCTACATGACCGTTTCCCAAGTCGTCACCGGCCGCGGCGGCTGGCCGCTCTCTGCGTGGCTCACGCCGGAGGGAAAACCGTTCTACGTCGGGACCTACTTCCCGAAGGAACAAAAGCGGGGAATGCCGGGCTTTCTCGACTTACTCGAGAAGACGAGCGAGTCGTGGGAGCAGGATCGAGAGGCGATCGAAAACCGGGCCGAAAAGTGGACCGACGCGGCCAGAGACCAACTCGAGGGAACGACGGGCGGTGAGCGGGCCGACGTGGGTGAATCGACGCCGCCCTCGAGTGACACGCTCGAGAGCGCGGCGCGGACGGCCCTGCGAAGCGTCGATACGCAGTACGGTGGGTTCGGCTCCGACGGGCCGAAGTTCCCGCAACCGGGTAGACTCCACATCCTCGCTCGAGCGGCCGATCGGACCGACCGGGACGGCTACCGCGACGCCCTCGAGAAGACCCTCGATGCGATGGCCGCAGGCGGGCTATACGACCACGTCGGCGGCGGCTTCCATCGCTACTGCGTCGATCGCGACTGGACGGTGCCCCACTTCGAGAAGATGCTCTACGACAACGCCGAAATTCCGCGCGCATTCCTCGCGGGCTACCAGTTGACCGGCACCGAGCGCTACGCCGAGGTCGTCGAGGAGACGCTCGCGTTCGTCGAACGAGAACTCACCCACGACGGGGGCGGCTTCTTCAGCACGCTCGACGCCCAGAGTCTCGACGAAGACGGCGAGAAAGAGGAAGGTGCGTTCTACGTCTGGACACCCGCAGAAGTCGAAGCCGCCCTCGAGGACGAACGCGCGGCGGAACTCGTCTGTGCGGCCTACGACATCACCGCGTCGGGGAACTTCGAGGGATCGAACGTGCTGAACCGCGACGCGACCCTCGAGGAACTCGCCGAGGAGTTCGAGCTTGACGAACAGGAAATCGACCGGCGACTCGAGAGCGCGCTCGATACGCTGTTCGAGGTGCGAGAGGATCGCCCCCGTCCGAACCGCGACGAGAAGGTCCTCGCCGGATGGAACGGGATGATGATCTCCGCGTTCGCCGAATCCGCGCTCGTCCTCGGCGAGGATTCCTACGCCGACGCGGCGATCGATGCCCTCGAGTTCGTGCGGGAAACCCTCTGGGACGAGGAGACGGGACGACTCTCGAGGCGGTACAAAGACGGGGACGTCGCCGTCGACGGCTACCTCGAGGACTACGCGTTTCTCGCTCGCGGGGCGCTTCACTGCCACGAGGCGACCGGCGACGTAGACCATCTCGCGTTCGCGCTCGAACTCGCCGAGACCATCGAAGCCGAGTTCTGGGACGCGGAAGGGGAAACGCTGTATTTCACCCCCGAACACGGCGAGTCGCTGGTGGCCCGACCCCAGGAACTCGACGATAGTTCGACGCCCTCGTCGATGGGCGTCGCGATCGAAACGCTGCTCGCGCTGGACGGCTTTACCGACTCGTCGTTCGAGGAGATCGCGGCCGGCGCGCTCGAGACCCACGCCGACACGATCGAGTCGAACCCGCTCCAGTACGCGACGCTCTGTCTCGCCGCCGACCGACTCGAGAACGGCCTGCTCGAGATCACGGTCGCCGCCGATGGCCTGCCCGACGCGTGGCGAGATCGGCTCGGCGAGCGGTACCTCCCCGACAGACTCATCGCGCGGCGACCGGCCACCGACGACGAACTCGAGTCGTGGCTCGACCGGCTCGGACTCGCGGATGCGCCGCCGATCTGGGCCGCCCGCGAGGCTCGAGACGGCGATCCGACGCTGTACGTCTGTCGAGACCGGGCGTGCTCGCCGCCGACGACGGAGATCGACGAGGCGCTCGAAGTCCTGGCCGAGAAACGCCGAGAGACGGAAATAGACGGTATCGACGAGGACGACGTTCCGTTCTGA
- a CDS encoding TlpA family protein disulfide reductase — translation MSLETMEPNPTWDAASYEGTVETLESHRDELTYKVWGGDWCKDCRALLPDFGAALEAAGVPDDRIDEIAVDEDKQGPGVDEYGIEYIPTVVVLDDDGEEVTRFVESEDQPPAVWLADQLEATLEPAN, via the coding sequence ATGAGTCTCGAGACTATGGAACCGAACCCGACGTGGGATGCGGCGTCCTACGAGGGAACCGTCGAAACGCTCGAATCCCACCGCGACGAACTGACCTACAAAGTCTGGGGCGGCGACTGGTGTAAGGACTGTCGCGCGCTCTTGCCCGACTTCGGCGCGGCCCTCGAGGCTGCGGGCGTCCCCGACGACCGGATCGACGAGATCGCCGTCGACGAGGACAAGCAGGGCCCCGGCGTCGACGAATACGGCATCGAATACATTCCAACAGTCGTCGTCCTCGACGACGACGGCGAGGAAGTCACTCGATTCGTCGAATCGGAAGACCAACCGCCAGCGGTCTGGCTCGCGGATCAGCTCGAGGCGACGCTCGAGCCGGCGAACTAA
- a CDS encoding ribonuclease H-like domain-containing protein, with protein MSNRGGSRVLSISPEVLSSQSLAALRDARDHFDPDLVLVPGPSRAPQADARARHVFEVPVVHPPLTDAAEPVRRHDIGATSLLTARGADALVDAEPAPERRLETDASIAAVVCDDVTTTVRPTALETDLARRSELSAALPAGETTTVLTGGLAAGYDERWRLAADDGAVVGVGVDGGNSKTESTVDTTIAVRIVGIGSREGYGSAGSLSSIAVGAGPDGGLENRSVGPIETLAADEFGLEAVSGVGPKTVDKLEGRGVTSRADLLETSIETLASMPGIGRQTAVRMREHATVLESGAPRRLSDEPLPAADRPRPPLCLDIETDGLSPTIIWQIGAYDPATDEYHAFVERSDPTDPSAVLESFCDWLFGVHPDRALLTWNGWRFDYRHLESFLTRYVPRYLDAWDNVPKLDLYGWAVGDDNAVLPGRTNALEDVSAALGYEGTATGLDGARTAAAYQRFIRTGSELEWDRHEAYCEDDCRALWHVYERLRDVPTAAELAGTAGEDEIATTNDRSRGGSQTGLGDF; from the coding sequence ATGAGCAACCGAGGCGGGTCCCGCGTGCTCTCCATTTCGCCCGAGGTTCTCTCGAGCCAGTCGCTCGCGGCGTTGCGGGACGCCCGAGATCATTTCGACCCGGATCTCGTGCTCGTTCCCGGCCCCTCTCGAGCGCCGCAAGCCGACGCGCGCGCCCGCCACGTATTCGAGGTGCCGGTCGTCCACCCGCCGCTGACGGACGCCGCCGAACCGGTCCGACGACACGATATCGGCGCGACGTCGCTCCTCACCGCACGCGGAGCCGACGCGCTGGTCGACGCCGAACCGGCACCCGAGCGCCGCCTCGAGACCGACGCCTCCATCGCCGCCGTCGTCTGTGACGACGTGACGACGACGGTTCGCCCGACGGCACTCGAGACCGACCTCGCCCGCCGAAGCGAGCTGTCCGCCGCGTTGCCCGCCGGCGAAACGACGACCGTTCTAACCGGCGGACTCGCCGCCGGCTATGACGAACGCTGGCGGCTCGCGGCGGACGACGGTGCTGTCGTCGGCGTCGGGGTCGACGGCGGGAATTCGAAAACGGAATCGACGGTAGACACCACGATCGCCGTCCGAATCGTCGGAATTGGCTCCCGAGAGGGATACGGCTCCGCGGGGTCGCTCTCGTCGATAGCCGTCGGCGCCGGTCCCGATGGGGGTCTCGAGAACCGCAGCGTAGGGCCGATCGAGACGCTCGCGGCGGACGAGTTCGGGCTCGAGGCCGTCTCCGGCGTCGGCCCGAAAACCGTCGACAAACTCGAGGGCCGCGGCGTAACGAGTCGGGCCGACCTCCTCGAGACCTCGATCGAAACGCTCGCGTCGATGCCAGGGATCGGCCGGCAAACCGCGGTGCGGATGCGCGAGCATGCGACGGTTCTCGAGTCGGGAGCGCCGCGTCGACTCTCGGACGAGCCGCTCCCCGCGGCGGATCGACCGCGGCCGCCGCTGTGTCTCGACATCGAGACTGACGGGCTCTCACCGACGATCATCTGGCAGATAGGCGCGTACGACCCCGCGACCGACGAATACCACGCCTTCGTCGAGCGCTCGGACCCGACGGACCCGAGCGCTGTCCTCGAGTCGTTCTGCGACTGGCTGTTCGGCGTCCACCCCGACCGGGCGCTTCTCACCTGGAACGGCTGGCGCTTCGACTACCGGCACCTCGAGTCGTTTCTCACCCGGTACGTCCCGCGGTATCTGGACGCGTGGGACAACGTACCGAAGCTGGATCTCTACGGGTGGGCAGTCGGCGACGATAACGCCGTCCTCCCCGGTCGGACGAACGCGCTCGAGGACGTTTCGGCGGCGCTCGGCTACGAGGGGACGGCCACCGGCCTCGACGGCGCACGAACCGCCGCTGCGTACCAGCGGTTTATTCGAACCGGCTCAGAACTCGAGTGGGACCGCCACGAGGCCTACTGCGAGGACGACTGCCGGGCGTTGTGGCACGTCTACGAACGGCTCCGCGACGTTCCGACGGCCGCCGAACTCGCAGGAACTGCGGGCGAAGACGAGATCGCGACGACGAACGACCGCTCTCGAGGGGGGTCACAGACCGGACTCGGTGATTTCTGA
- the thyA gene encoding thymidylate synthase: MRQYLELVESVLSGGAHKPNRTGVDTISSFSEHYEVDLQAGYPLLTTKAMDGYRWNSMIHEVCWYLSGEEHVRNLREETKIWNAWADDAGRLDTAYGRFWRRYPVPDETGQLEGESWPEDGHRWVTEEADGRRTFDQLQYVIDTLSENPNSRRLVVNAWHPANAAVSTLPPCHYTFVFNVQGDRLNCHLTQRSGDIALGVPFNIAAYALLTKVVAAQTGFEPGTFAHTVVDSHVYCGRGERGEWYADNLEALQSRLAAVDEPEAYRDVKSWLESTAPAEAEGDERLDHVPGLLEQLAREPLERPTLSVADVSIDELTAEDVTLEDYESHDGLEFAVAE, encoded by the coding sequence ATGCGTCAGTACCTCGAGCTGGTCGAGTCGGTCCTCTCGGGCGGGGCACACAAGCCGAATCGGACCGGCGTCGACACGATTTCGTCGTTTAGCGAGCACTACGAGGTCGATCTGCAGGCGGGCTACCCGCTGTTGACGACCAAGGCGATGGACGGCTACCGCTGGAACTCGATGATCCACGAGGTCTGCTGGTACCTCTCCGGCGAGGAACACGTCAGAAACCTGCGCGAGGAGACGAAAATCTGGAACGCGTGGGCCGACGACGCCGGTCGCCTCGACACCGCCTACGGCCGCTTCTGGCGTCGGTATCCAGTCCCGGACGAAACGGGACAGCTCGAGGGCGAGTCCTGGCCCGAGGACGGCCACCGGTGGGTGACCGAGGAGGCCGACGGGCGGCGGACGTTCGACCAGCTGCAGTACGTGATCGACACGCTCTCTGAGAACCCGAACTCGCGTCGGCTCGTCGTCAACGCCTGGCACCCGGCGAACGCGGCGGTCTCGACGCTCCCGCCGTGTCACTACACCTTCGTCTTCAACGTGCAGGGAGACCGGCTCAACTGCCACCTCACGCAGCGCTCGGGCGACATCGCGCTGGGCGTGCCCTTCAACATCGCGGCGTACGCGCTCCTGACGAAGGTGGTCGCCGCCCAGACCGGCTTCGAACCCGGGACCTTCGCCCACACCGTCGTCGACTCGCACGTCTACTGCGGTCGCGGCGAACGCGGCGAGTGGTACGCGGATAACCTCGAGGCGCTGCAGTCGCGGCTGGCGGCGGTCGACGAGCCCGAAGCGTACCGGGACGTGAAATCGTGGCTCGAGTCGACCGCCCCGGCCGAGGCCGAGGGAGACGAACGCCTCGACCACGTCCCCGGCCTGCTCGAGCAACTCGCCCGCGAACCGCTCGAGCGACCGACGCTCTCCGTCGCCGACGTCTCGATCGACGAACTCACCGCCGAGGACGTCACGCTCGAGGACTACGAGTCCCACGACGGACTCGAGTTCGCGGTCGCCGAATGA
- a CDS encoding DEAD/DEAH box helicase has protein sequence MTNSTRRTDETRIDGAVTGDDVRETFPRYRDSADATVLERPGRDPETVPNDDLLRPELAAPLENDCYTHQAEALEALERGENVCVATSTSSGKTRIYALQIARNYLEAQSEPTGSEPTDSTAYVLYPTKALSRDQERELNDFYDQLGLDITVRVYDGDTERGTERRQIREEADVIISNFAGVNTYLHDHDRWARFFSACDLVVIDESHTYTGVHGMHVAWILRRLRRVLEYYGSEPQFALTSATIGNPREHSETLVDEPVTVVDEDGSPRGPRDIVLWNPPPRAREDETDGPEDSADVDAVPDTDDASDSESGVLERVPATVEAPKLLSHLAYHDAQTLLFTPSRKLAELSVKRASKHRTDRSRYYADPERGSAIEPYHAGHSRPKRHGTEHQLKNGLLDGVASTNALELGINVGEIDATVQMGYPGQRQSFWQQIGRAGRGTDRALSVLVAEHRTLDQYVVSNPEFLLESDVEDAVADVENDAVFAQHLLCAADELAIAEEDVGSFADRGRLERGLEMWRRAGKVTGALETGVSYCGPPRPQSTISLYATRGEEYEVRLAADVDEAHDPEMEPLARERVYRDFHEGAVRLHEGRQYEVTEVVHSGPTPHVTVRPTDVDYYTVTRSDVTVLDAVSEESRDVGDFTLHYGRGRVLVYHGTYDEVGVHGGKRRAQGVPTDNPPLSMETQLCWLEVPRRTERQLVEKYRDFAVPGLDSELADSPHLGYAAGLHAAEHATIGVAPLELMVDKRDLGGLATLTIDSHLDPEAADDRSVSTSEVAHAGASIDDEPKNLAAAQATVRATAARLEETPSSGWFIYDGIEGGLGFSRSIYENFERIARRAREHIADCECGRIDGCPACVMDEQCGNDNQPLHRGAAIDVLDRLLDAAGDSSESPDHAGSGEAVESGAGSDERDDQRRPPLFFA, from the coding sequence ATGACGAATTCCACACGCAGAACAGACGAGACGCGTATCGACGGGGCGGTAACGGGCGACGATGTCCGCGAGACGTTCCCGCGATATCGCGACTCGGCGGACGCAACCGTCCTCGAGCGGCCGGGTCGTGACCCGGAGACGGTCCCGAACGACGACCTCCTGCGACCCGAACTCGCAGCGCCGCTCGAGAACGACTGCTACACGCACCAGGCCGAGGCCCTCGAGGCGCTCGAGCGCGGCGAGAACGTCTGCGTGGCGACGAGTACGTCCTCGGGCAAGACCCGGATCTACGCGCTCCAGATCGCCCGGAACTATCTCGAGGCCCAGAGCGAGCCGACGGGTTCCGAACCGACCGATTCGACTGCGTACGTCCTCTACCCGACGAAGGCCCTCTCACGGGATCAGGAGCGCGAACTCAACGACTTCTACGACCAGTTGGGACTCGACATCACGGTGCGGGTCTACGACGGAGACACCGAACGCGGGACCGAGCGACGGCAGATCCGCGAGGAGGCGGACGTCATCATATCGAACTTCGCGGGGGTGAACACGTACCTCCACGACCACGACCGCTGGGCGAGATTCTTCTCGGCGTGTGACCTCGTCGTCATCGACGAATCTCACACCTACACGGGCGTCCACGGCATGCACGTCGCGTGGATCCTCCGACGGCTTCGACGGGTTCTCGAGTACTACGGCTCGGAGCCGCAGTTCGCCCTGACGAGCGCGACGATCGGCAATCCCAGAGAACACTCCGAGACGCTGGTCGACGAGCCGGTGACGGTCGTGGACGAAGACGGCTCGCCGCGCGGCCCGCGCGACATCGTCCTCTGGAACCCGCCGCCTCGAGCGCGCGAGGACGAAACCGACGGTCCGGAGGACAGTGCGGACGTTGACGCCGTTCCCGACACCGACGACGCGTCCGACTCCGAGTCGGGCGTCCTCGAGCGCGTTCCGGCGACCGTCGAGGCCCCGAAACTCCTCTCGCACCTCGCGTATCACGACGCCCAGACGCTCCTGTTTACGCCCTCGAGAAAGCTCGCCGAGCTCTCGGTCAAGCGAGCGAGCAAGCACCGGACCGATCGCAGCCGGTACTACGCGGATCCCGAACGGGGCAGCGCCATCGAGCCCTACCACGCGGGCCACTCGAGGCCGAAACGCCACGGGACCGAACACCAGCTAAAGAACGGGCTGCTCGACGGCGTCGCCTCGACGAACGCCCTCGAACTCGGGATCAACGTCGGCGAGATCGACGCGACGGTCCAGATGGGCTATCCCGGCCAGCGCCAGTCGTTCTGGCAGCAGATCGGCCGCGCGGGGCGGGGAACGGATCGAGCGCTCTCCGTTCTCGTCGCCGAACACCGGACGCTCGATCAGTACGTCGTCTCGAATCCCGAGTTCCTGCTCGAGAGCGACGTCGAGGACGCCGTCGCGGACGTCGAAAACGACGCCGTCTTCGCCCAGCACCTGCTGTGTGCGGCGGACGAACTCGCGATCGCCGAAGAGGACGTCGGGTCGTTCGCCGATCGGGGTCGGCTCGAGCGCGGCCTCGAGATGTGGCGGCGGGCGGGGAAAGTGACCGGCGCGCTCGAGACGGGCGTCTCCTACTGCGGGCCGCCTCGTCCGCAGTCGACGATCTCGCTCTACGCGACTCGCGGCGAGGAGTACGAGGTTCGACTCGCCGCCGACGTCGACGAGGCGCACGATCCGGAGATGGAACCGCTCGCGCGCGAACGCGTCTACAGGGACTTCCACGAAGGGGCCGTCAGACTCCACGAGGGCCGCCAGTACGAGGTCACCGAGGTGGTCCACAGCGGGCCCACCCCGCACGTCACGGTGCGGCCGACGGACGTGGACTACTACACGGTCACGCGAAGCGACGTGACGGTGCTGGACGCGGTGTCCGAAGAGAGCCGCGACGTCGGCGACTTTACGCTTCACTACGGACGCGGCCGGGTGCTGGTCTACCACGGCACTTACGACGAGGTGGGGGTCCACGGGGGCAAGCGCCGGGCGCAGGGCGTCCCGACAGATAACCCGCCGCTCTCGATGGAGACACAACTCTGTTGGCTCGAGGTCCCCAGGAGGACCGAACGGCAACTCGTCGAGAAGTATCGCGACTTCGCGGTCCCCGGGCTCGACTCGGAGCTCGCCGACAGCCCGCATCTGGGCTACGCCGCCGGGCTCCACGCGGCAGAACACGCCACGATCGGCGTCGCGCCGCTTGAGCTCATGGTCGACAAACGCGATCTCGGTGGGCTCGCGACGCTGACGATCGACTCGCACCTCGATCCCGAGGCGGCGGACGACCGGTCTGTTTCCACGTCCGAAGTCGCCCACGCGGGCGCGTCGATCGACGACGAACCGAAGAACCTCGCCGCGGCGCAGGCGACGGTTCGGGCGACCGCGGCCCGTCTCGAGGAGACGCCCTCGAGCGGCTGGTTCATCTACGACGGGATCGAGGGCGGCCTGGGCTTCTCGCGCTCGATCTACGAGAATTTCGAGCGGATCGCACGCCGTGCCCGCGAACACATCGCAGATTGCGAGTGCGGGCGAATCGACGGCTGTCCAGCCTGCGTGATGGACGAACAGTGCGGGAACGACAACCAGCCCTTACACCGCGGTGCGGCGATCGACGTGCTCGATCGGCTTCTCGACGCTGCTGGCGACTCGAGTGAGAGTCCCGACCACGCCGGTTCGGGCGAGGCCGTCGAATCCGGCGCGGGTTCGGACGAGCGCGACGACCAGCGACGGCCGCCGCTGTTTTTCGCGTAG
- a CDS encoding nitric oxide synthase oxygenase translates to MHASPTEYSPRELYAEADAFVRACYPELGRESEIEDRLDEIADEIERRGRYEHTSFELEHGAKMAWRNSNRCVGRLFWQQLNVADARDCETARAVHEACCRHLERARNGGNIRPLITVFKPMIDGEHQVRLWNYELLRYAGYRTEDGVVGDPDEVELTEYCQSRGWEGEGTRFDILPHVIQIRDEQPELFEVPESVVGEVRLRHPDYEWFEDLGLKWYDVPVVTNMRLEIGGIHYTAAPFSGWYVSTEIGARNLADRDRYDMLPAVAERLGLDTRNDRTLWKDEALVELNRAVLHSFAEDGVQIVDHHTVTDQFERFEENEAAAGRAVTGDRSWLLPPMSPATTHVFENDYDNTVEKPNFFYQDPPAGLTERRESLGR, encoded by the coding sequence ATGCACGCGTCCCCCACCGAGTACTCTCCGCGAGAGCTCTACGCGGAGGCCGACGCCTTCGTCCGTGCGTGTTACCCGGAACTCGGTCGCGAGTCCGAGATCGAGGACCGACTCGACGAGATAGCCGACGAGATCGAGCGACGAGGCCGGTACGAGCACACGTCCTTCGAGCTCGAGCACGGCGCGAAGATGGCCTGGCGCAACAGCAACCGCTGTGTGGGCCGCCTGTTCTGGCAGCAGCTGAACGTCGCCGACGCGCGCGATTGCGAGACGGCTCGAGCGGTACACGAGGCCTGCTGCAGACACCTCGAGCGGGCGCGAAACGGGGGTAATATCAGACCGCTGATCACGGTGTTCAAACCGATGATCGACGGGGAACACCAGGTCAGGCTCTGGAACTACGAACTGTTGCGGTACGCCGGATACCGAACGGAAGACGGCGTCGTCGGCGATCCCGACGAGGTCGAGCTGACCGAGTACTGCCAATCGCGCGGCTGGGAGGGCGAAGGAACTCGATTCGACATTTTGCCCCACGTGATACAGATTCGAGACGAGCAACCGGAGCTGTTCGAGGTCCCCGAGTCGGTCGTCGGCGAGGTGCGACTTCGCCACCCCGATTACGAGTGGTTCGAGGATCTCGGCCTCAAGTGGTACGACGTCCCCGTCGTCACGAACATGCGCTTGGAAATTGGCGGCATACACTACACGGCCGCCCCGTTCAGCGGGTGGTACGTGTCGACTGAGATCGGAGCGCGAAACCTCGCGGACCGCGATCGCTACGATATGCTGCCGGCGGTCGCCGAGCGGCTCGGGCTCGATACGCGCAACGACCGGACCCTCTGGAAAGACGAGGCGTTAGTCGAGTTGAACCGCGCGGTGTTACACTCCTTCGCCGAGGACGGCGTCCAGATCGTCGATCACCACACCGTGACCGACCAGTTCGAGCGGTTCGAGGAAAACGAAGCGGCGGCCGGACGGGCCGTGACTGGCGATCGATCGTGGTTGTTACCACCGATGAGTCCGGCGACGACGCACGTGTTCGAGAACGACTACGATAACACCGTCGAGAAACCGAACTTCTTCTATCAGGACCCTCCTGCGGGGCTAACCGAGCGACGGGAATCGCTCGGTCGGTGA
- a CDS encoding thioredoxin family protein: MVLKESETELDEGDPAPSFELEGADGETYSLESFADNEALLVVFTCNHCPYAQAKFDLLNELAAEYDDVAVVGINPNDAEEYPEDSLEKMREYAGEGPIDFDAYLRDKSQSVAEAYGAVCTPDPFLFENRDGEFRLAYQGRLDDALNPEDEPTRFQIREAIDAVLAGESVDLEWKPSQGCSIKWIEQ; this comes from the coding sequence ATGGTCCTGAAAGAATCTGAGACCGAACTCGACGAGGGCGATCCCGCCCCGTCGTTCGAACTCGAGGGAGCCGACGGCGAGACGTACTCGCTCGAATCCTTCGCCGACAACGAGGCGCTGTTGGTCGTCTTTACGTGTAACCACTGTCCGTACGCCCAGGCCAAGTTCGACCTGCTGAACGAACTGGCCGCCGAGTACGACGACGTCGCCGTCGTCGGCATCAACCCCAACGACGCCGAGGAGTACCCCGAGGATTCACTCGAGAAGATGCGCGAGTACGCGGGCGAGGGGCCGATCGACTTCGACGCCTACCTGCGAGACAAGAGCCAGTCGGTCGCCGAGGCCTACGGCGCGGTCTGTACCCCCGATCCGTTCCTGTTCGAGAACCGGGACGGGGAGTTCCGACTCGCCTATCAGGGACGACTCGACGACGCGTTGAACCCCGAAGACGAACCGACTCGATTCCAGATTCGCGAGGCCATCGACGCCGTGCTTGCCGGCGAGTCCGTCGATCTCGAGTGGAAGCCCTCGCAGGGCTGTTCGATCAAGTGGATCGAGCAGTAA
- a CDS encoding calcium-binding protein, translating into MTEQPDSGLFDDTRRSFMKKGALAAGAVALGTAGASTAAAQDNGDGTVVVFGDDYEPGVDFEVASSLDQGTKDEVFEAAELTDEFDTPDDWNLYLINYDMGSAPSLGYLMSEEDFSAGDSETMGEDGSFRNAQLDLVEATPGETGGNGGNGGNGDNGGNGDTGTDGADPGAGNESDGGMNGGGGGGGN; encoded by the coding sequence ATGACAGAACAACCAGATAGCGGACTGTTCGACGATACGCGGCGATCGTTTATGAAGAAAGGAGCCCTCGCTGCGGGTGCGGTCGCGCTCGGAACCGCGGGTGCGAGTACTGCGGCCGCACAGGATAACGGCGATGGGACAGTCGTGGTGTTCGGAGACGACTACGAACCCGGTGTCGACTTCGAAGTCGCATCGAGCCTGGATCAGGGAACCAAAGACGAGGTGTTCGAGGCCGCCGAACTGACGGACGAGTTCGACACGCCGGACGACTGGAACCTCTACCTGATCAACTACGATATGGGCTCGGCGCCGTCGCTCGGATACCTGATGTCCGAGGAGGACTTCAGCGCGGGCGACAGCGAAACCATGGGCGAAGACGGATCGTTCCGAAACGCCCAACTGGACCTCGTTGAGGCTACGCCCGGTGAGACCGGTGGCAATGGCGGTAACGGTGGTAACGGCGACAACGGTGGTAACGGCGATACTGGTACCGATGGCGCTGATCCCGGCGCTGGTAACGAGAGCGACGGCGGAATGAATGGCGGCGGCGGTGGCGGCGGCAACTAG
- a CDS encoding dihydrofolate reductase, with the protein MSERDGRAAESTAATNEADSNGAGALETDRELVGIVAVADNGVIGRDGDMPWHIPADLEHFKETTMDHPVIMGRVTYEGILEALGKPLPGRTTVVLTSRDLETPENAVAAAGLEPALEAAETAARDRHDDADRIFVAGGATVYGQFLPALDRLIVTEVHEEPAGDTTFPSWDRAAWNELARDERDGFAFVEYGRRARETGQQRR; encoded by the coding sequence ATGAGCGAAAGAGACGGGCGGGCCGCCGAGAGCACCGCCGCGACGAACGAAGCAGATTCGAACGGCGCGGGCGCGCTCGAGACCGACCGCGAACTCGTCGGGATCGTGGCCGTCGCGGACAACGGCGTCATCGGCAGGGACGGGGACATGCCGTGGCACATCCCCGCAGACCTCGAGCACTTCAAGGAGACGACGATGGACCACCCGGTCATCATGGGCCGGGTCACCTACGAGGGGATCCTCGAGGCGCTTGGCAAACCGCTCCCCGGCCGGACGACCGTCGTTCTGACGAGTCGGGATCTCGAGACACCCGAGAACGCCGTGGCGGCCGCCGGACTCGAGCCAGCACTCGAGGCGGCCGAGACCGCCGCACGAGACCGCCACGACGACGCCGACCGGATCTTCGTCGCGGGTGGTGCGACCGTCTACGGGCAGTTCCTGCCCGCGCTCGACCGGTTGATCGTCACGGAGGTACACGAGGAGCCGGCGGGCGACACCACCTTCCCGTCGTGGGACCGGGCGGCGTGGAACGAACTCGCTCGCGACGAGCGCGACGGGTTCGCGTTCGTGGAGTACGGCCGACGAGCGCGCGAAACCGGACAGCAGAGACGATAG